One part of the Terrimicrobium sacchariphilum genome encodes these proteins:
- the rpsC gene encoding 30S ribosomal protein S3 produces MGQKVNPIGFRLPISRDWSSRWYASRKDFADYLFADGKIREFLKKKLRQAAVARIVIERAWNSLRVTIHTARPGVVIGRKGSEIEKMTEEISRLAGGKQVKIDIVEIKTPDTDAQLVAENVASQLERRISFRRAMKRAVQLAMEQGALGIKIRCSGRLGGAEIARTEWYREGKIPLHTLRQPIDYGFTEANTVAGKIGIKCWVCKKQERPEDQQQDGQAEQPAPRRERGPRGRRNNADAAPAASAPAQNAPANA; encoded by the coding sequence ATGGGACAGAAAGTCAATCCAATCGGCTTCCGCCTTCCGATCAGCCGCGACTGGTCGTCGCGCTGGTACGCCTCGCGCAAGGATTTCGCCGACTACCTCTTTGCGGACGGCAAGATCCGTGAGTTTCTTAAGAAGAAGCTCCGTCAGGCCGCTGTGGCCCGCATCGTCATCGAACGCGCCTGGAACAGCCTGCGCGTGACCATCCACACGGCTCGCCCGGGTGTGGTCATCGGCCGCAAGGGTTCCGAGATTGAGAAGATGACGGAGGAGATTTCCCGTCTCGCCGGTGGCAAGCAGGTGAAGATCGACATCGTTGAGATCAAGACACCTGACACCGACGCCCAGCTCGTCGCGGAAAACGTCGCCTCGCAGCTCGAGCGCCGTATCTCTTTCCGCCGCGCCATGAAGCGCGCTGTGCAGCTCGCCATGGAACAGGGCGCGCTCGGCATCAAGATTCGCTGCTCCGGCCGCCTTGGCGGTGCGGAAATCGCACGTACCGAATGGTACCGCGAAGGCAAGATCCCGCTTCATACCTTGCGCCAGCCGATCGACTACGGCTTCACGGAAGCCAACACCGTCGCCGGCAAGATCGGCATCAAGTGCTGGGTCTGCAAAAAGCAGGAACGCCCAGAAGACCAGCAGCAGGACGGCCAGGCCGAGCAGCCGGCTCCTCGCCGCGAACGCGGACCCCGCGGTCGTCGTAATAACGCCGACGCAGCGCCCGCCGCATCGGCTCCTGCTCAGAACGCACCCGCCAACGCTTAA
- the rplP gene encoding 50S ribosomal protein L16, whose translation MPLMPKRVKYRKTQRGSRSGNASRTLKIDFGEFGLQTLERAWITNTQIEAARVAMTRNMKRKGKLWIRIFPDKSVTARPPETRMGKGKGQPEYWVAVVRPGNVLFELDGVPESVARESLRLAANKLPVRTRFVARHHAVK comes from the coding sequence ATGCCATTGATGCCCAAACGCGTGAAGTATCGCAAAACCCAGCGCGGAAGCCGCTCGGGGAACGCCTCACGCACGCTCAAGATCGACTTCGGCGAATTCGGGTTGCAAACCCTCGAGCGCGCCTGGATCACGAACACCCAGATCGAAGCCGCCCGTGTTGCCATGACCCGCAACATGAAGCGTAAAGGAAAGCTCTGGATCCGTATTTTCCCCGACAAGTCCGTCACCGCCCGCCCGCCGGAAACCCGAATGGGTAAAGGTAAGGGCCAGCCCGAGTACTGGGTGGCCGTTGTCCGTCCCGGCAACGTGCTGTTTGAACTTGACGGCGTGCCGGAATCCGTCGCCCGCGAGTCCCTGCGTCTCGCCGCCAACAAGCTGCCCGTGCGTACGCGCTTCGTCGCCCGCCACCACGCTGTCAAATAA
- the rplC gene encoding 50S ribosomal protein L3 encodes MSIGLLGKKLGMTRVYDDKGRITTATVIEAGGNRILQVKTAEKDGYNAIQVGFGDQKAHRVSKAQTGHFAKSSSTAKKFIREFRLAEGETAPESVDLGLGTFEVGQWVDVIGQSKGKGFQGVVKKHNFAGQPASHGSMMHRRNGAIGNRSTPGRVWKNMGMPGHMGDERVTVQNLRVLQVREEDGVILVSGAIPGAKGTNVIVRPAKKKKAPAKS; translated from the coding sequence ATGAGCATCGGACTTTTAGGAAAAAAACTTGGGATGACCCGCGTCTATGACGACAAGGGCCGCATCACCACCGCCACCGTCATCGAAGCTGGTGGCAACCGCATTCTCCAGGTCAAGACCGCGGAGAAAGACGGCTACAACGCCATTCAGGTCGGTTTCGGCGACCAGAAAGCCCATCGCGTCAGCAAGGCGCAGACCGGGCACTTCGCCAAATCCTCCTCGACCGCGAAGAAGTTCATTCGCGAATTTCGCCTCGCTGAAGGTGAGACCGCTCCGGAGAGCGTGGATCTCGGCCTCGGCACCTTTGAGGTTGGACAGTGGGTCGACGTCATCGGCCAGTCCAAGGGCAAAGGCTTCCAGGGCGTCGTCAAGAAGCACAATTTCGCCGGACAGCCCGCGAGCCACGGTTCCATGATGCATCGTCGTAACGGTGCCATCGGTAACCGCTCCACTCCCGGTCGTGTTTGGAAGAACATGGGCATGCCTGGTCACATGGGTGACGAGCGTGTCACGGTTCAGAACCTGCGAGTCCTGCAGGTCCGCGAGGAAGACGGTGTCATCCTCGTGAGCGGCGCGATTCCCGGAGCCAAGGGCACGAATGTCATCGTGCGCCCGGCCAAGAAAAAGAAAGCCCCAGCCAAGAGCTAA
- the rpsS gene encoding 30S ribosomal protein S19, with translation MARSLKKGPYVEWKLLDKIDRMNDSGAKKPIKTWSRRSTVTPDFVGHTFNVHNGKTFIPVFVTENMVGHKLGEFSPTRIFKKHGSHTAKVTK, from the coding sequence ATGGCACGTTCGCTCAAAAAAGGCCCCTACGTGGAGTGGAAGCTCCTCGATAAAATCGACCGGATGAATGACTCCGGCGCCAAGAAGCCGATCAAGACCTGGTCGCGTCGCAGCACGGTGACCCCCGACTTCGTGGGCCACACCTTCAACGTGCACAACGGCAAGACCTTCATCCCTGTGTTCGTCACCGAAAACATGGTCGGGCACAAGTTGGGTGAGTTTTCCCCGACTCGAATCTTTAAGAAACACGGTTCTCACACCGCCAAAGTGACCAAGTAA
- a CDS encoding acyl-CoA desaturase, with translation MLRIPWEKVRWANSLFLISTFVTTVTAVPLYIMRHGVDAFQLGLFLFFFIATGLSITLGYHRLFSHLTFNASWPVKVFTLLFGAAAFEGSALGWSADHRRHHKFVDHDDDPYDISKGFFHAHIGWLLFRTGPDTPLTWVRDLQKDKLAWWQHQYYVPLAFGVGFGLPALIGYLWGGPTAALGAFLMAGVARVVFVHHMTFCINSLCHWIGDRPYSTNCTARDSFLMALFTFGEGYHNFHHEFQYDYRNGVKPWQFDPTKWSIWLLHKLGLVRNLRTVPEEKILKAQIAEQQRRIAAALESHPAPLSESLQTMLHSAQQQMHDALAQWEQRLTEYRAAKERRHEISRRQRRQLKRELAQASSELREALGEWMSAHRIVFGGTAAA, from the coding sequence ATGCTACGAATCCCCTGGGAAAAAGTACGGTGGGCAAACAGCCTGTTTCTCATCTCGACTTTTGTCACAACCGTCACAGCCGTGCCGCTTTACATCATGCGCCATGGTGTGGATGCCTTCCAGCTTGGGTTGTTCCTCTTCTTCTTCATTGCTACCGGCTTGAGCATTACGCTCGGCTATCATCGACTTTTTTCGCACCTCACGTTCAACGCTTCGTGGCCGGTGAAGGTCTTCACCCTGCTCTTTGGCGCAGCCGCTTTCGAGGGTTCCGCCCTCGGCTGGTCGGCGGACCACCGCCGCCATCACAAGTTCGTCGATCACGATGACGATCCGTACGATATTTCCAAGGGCTTCTTTCACGCCCATATCGGCTGGCTTCTCTTTCGCACCGGCCCGGATACGCCGCTGACCTGGGTGCGCGACCTTCAGAAGGACAAGCTCGCCTGGTGGCAGCACCAGTACTACGTGCCGCTGGCATTCGGAGTGGGCTTCGGTCTTCCGGCCCTCATTGGCTACCTCTGGGGCGGTCCCACGGCGGCTCTCGGGGCCTTTCTCATGGCGGGTGTGGCACGTGTGGTTTTCGTTCATCACATGACCTTTTGCATCAACTCGTTGTGCCATTGGATCGGTGATCGTCCGTACTCGACGAACTGCACCGCGCGCGACAGTTTCCTCATGGCTCTCTTCACCTTTGGCGAGGGCTACCATAATTTTCACCACGAGTTTCAGTACGACTACCGCAATGGCGTAAAGCCGTGGCAGTTTGACCCGACGAAATGGTCGATCTGGTTGCTGCACAAGCTCGGTCTCGTGCGCAATCTGCGCACCGTACCGGAAGAAAAGATTCTCAAAGCCCAGATCGCCGAGCAGCAGCGCCGTATCGCGGCGGCTCTTGAGAGTCACCCGGCTCCCCTTTCCGAGTCCTTGCAGACGATGCTGCACTCCGCCCAGCAGCAGATGCATGACGCTCTGGCCCAGTGGGAACAGCGCCTCACGGAGTACCGTGCTGCCAAGGAGCGCCGTCACGAGATCTCCCGTCGCCAGCGCCGCCAGCTCAAGCGTGAACTCGCACAGGCGTCCTCCGAGCTCCGCGAGGCCTTGGGCGAGTGGATGAGTGCGCACCGCATCGTTTTTGGCGGCACGGCTGCGGCTTAA
- the rplV gene encoding 50S ribosomal protein L22, whose product MQVKSIYRNARISAFKAREVTREIQGLPATDALDLLRFVPKKAAELIFKTLSSAVANAENNNNLNVANLVVQEAVVGEGPTFKRFQPKARGSAGPIRKRTSHIRIVLTDEVEIKRREDKAAKKSKKPAAKKAGAKKKTTAAAKSAATETVAPETTATETKE is encoded by the coding sequence ATGCAGGTTAAATCGATCTACCGCAATGCGCGGATCTCGGCCTTCAAGGCTCGCGAGGTCACGCGGGAAATTCAGGGTCTTCCGGCCACGGACGCTCTGGACTTGCTCCGCTTTGTGCCCAAGAAGGCCGCTGAGCTTATCTTCAAGACGCTCTCGAGCGCGGTTGCGAACGCCGAGAACAATAACAACCTCAATGTTGCCAATCTGGTCGTCCAGGAAGCCGTTGTGGGCGAAGGACCGACCTTCAAGCGTTTCCAGCCGAAGGCCCGCGGCAGCGCAGGCCCGATCCGCAAGCGTACGAGCCACATCCGCATCGTCCTGACCGACGAGGTGGAGATCAAGCGCCGCGAGGACAAGGCCGCGAAAAAATCCAAGAAACCCGCCGCCAAGAAGGCCGGCGCCAAGAAGAAGACCACCGCCGCCGCAAAATCGGCTGCTACCGAGACCGTCGCTCCTGAGACGACGGCAACCGAAACCAAGGAATAA
- the rpsJ gene encoding 30S ribosomal protein S10 yields the protein MSAPAGQRIRIRLKAFDYRILDASAAEIVETAKRTGSKVTGPIPLPTRIEKFTVNRSPHVDKKSMDQFEIRTHKRLLDIVEPTAKTVDELRKLNLPAGVDITIKI from the coding sequence ATGTCAGCTCCTGCCGGTCAACGCATCCGCATCCGCCTCAAGGCGTTTGATTATCGAATCCTGGACGCCTCGGCGGCCGAAATCGTCGAGACAGCCAAGCGCACGGGCTCGAAGGTGACAGGCCCTATTCCGCTCCCGACCCGGATCGAGAAATTCACTGTCAACCGCTCCCCCCACGTGGACAAGAAGTCCATGGATCAATTTGAGATCCGCACGCACAAGCGCCTGCTGGATATCGTCGAACCCACCGCCAAGACCGTAGACGAGCTGCGTAAGCTCAATCTCCCGGCCGGCGTTGATATCACCATCAAAATCTGA
- the rplD gene encoding 50S ribosomal protein L4 encodes MSATVFTAEEAKKANIELITEEAKGRQAVHDVVVAMRANRRRGTASTKTKADVALSGAKPWRQKGTGRARAGYKSSPVWVGGGVAFGPHPRDYSKKTPKKVKVLAFRKALSERILAGDVLVTDAFVVAEPKTKKFLALVAESAKDARKTLVIGNGFDENTFLAARNVRTAQLVRALDVNTEQLLAFDKIIVTKEALTTLSERLA; translated from the coding sequence ATGAGCGCCACTGTATTTACTGCTGAAGAGGCCAAGAAGGCCAATATCGAGCTCATCACCGAAGAGGCAAAGGGCCGCCAGGCTGTCCACGATGTCGTGGTCGCCATGCGTGCCAACCGCCGCCGCGGTACTGCCAGCACCAAGACCAAGGCCGACGTCGCCCTGAGCGGCGCGAAGCCCTGGCGCCAGAAGGGAACCGGACGCGCCCGCGCCGGTTACAAGTCCTCCCCCGTGTGGGTGGGCGGCGGTGTTGCCTTCGGTCCGCATCCCCGCGACTACTCGAAGAAGACTCCCAAGAAGGTGAAGGTCCTCGCCTTCCGCAAGGCTCTCAGCGAGCGCATCCTCGCCGGCGACGTGCTGGTGACCGACGCCTTCGTTGTCGCCGAGCCGAAGACCAAGAAGTTCCTCGCCCTCGTGGCTGAAAGCGCCAAAGACGCCCGCAAGACGCTCGTCATTGGCAATGGCTTCGACGAAAACACCTTCCTCGCGGCCCGCAACGTCCGCACCGCCCAGCTGGTTCGCGCCCTGGACGTCAATACCGAGCAGCTCCTCGCGTTCGACAAGATCATCGTGACGAAGGAAGCGCTCACCACCCTCTCCGAAAGGCTCGCGTAA
- the rplW gene encoding 50S ribosomal protein L23 produces MNEPFDHLQTVLLTEKATLLSEKENQYVFRVAPRANKLEIKRAVEVLFKKTVVNVNTANFAGKKKRERTASFGRRANWKKAIVTLKEGEKLDLV; encoded by the coding sequence ATGAACGAACCCTTTGACCATCTGCAAACGGTCCTCCTGACCGAGAAGGCGACCCTGCTTTCCGAAAAGGAGAACCAGTACGTGTTCCGCGTCGCTCCCCGGGCCAACAAGCTCGAGATCAAGCGAGCGGTGGAAGTCCTCTTCAAAAAGACGGTTGTCAACGTCAATACCGCGAACTTCGCCGGTAAGAAGAAGCGCGAGCGCACTGCCAGCTTCGGCCGTCGTGCCAACTGGAAGAAGGCGATCGTAACCCTCAAGGAGGGCGAGAAGCTCGACCTCGTCTAA
- the rpsQ gene encoding 30S ribosomal protein S17, whose protein sequence is MSEEVSNTTTAPERERNLRKTRVGEVVSSAMDKTIVVRTVTRVPHPKFGKITKMVKKFYVHDEKNEAKVGDRVSIAETRPLSRLKRWRLVEILKH, encoded by the coding sequence ATGAGCGAAGAAGTTTCCAACACAACGACCGCCCCGGAGCGCGAGCGCAACCTGCGCAAGACCCGCGTCGGCGAAGTCGTTTCCAGCGCGATGGACAAGACCATCGTTGTCCGCACCGTCACCCGGGTGCCGCACCCAAAGTTCGGCAAGATCACGAAGATGGTGAAGAAGTTCTACGTCCACGACGAAAAGAATGAAGCCAAGGTCGGCGATCGCGTGAGCATCGCGGAGACCCGCCCGCTCTCGCGCCTCAAGCGCTGGCGCCTCGTCGAAATCCTTAAACACTAA
- the rplB gene encoding 50S ribosomal protein L2 translates to MALKTFRPLTPASRFKALPDFAEITKDTPEKSLLEPLKKSGGRNNNGRMTSRHRGGGHKRKYRVIDFKRKKRDIIADVIAIEYDPNRSARIALLQYTDGEKAYILAPAGLLVGAKVSAGEKADPAVGNALPLRVIPLGTAIHNVELTPGRGAQMIRSAGAQAILANREAGFALIKLASGEIRKINEDCYATIGQVGNTDHMNVSSGKAGRSRWLGRRPHVRGMVMNPVDHPMGGGQGKSKGGGGRHHPVSPWGQLAKGFKTRRKHKNSDRFIVQRRKAKAK, encoded by the coding sequence ATGGCACTCAAGACCTTTCGACCCCTTACGCCCGCGAGCCGCTTCAAGGCGCTCCCGGACTTCGCCGAGATCACGAAGGATACCCCGGAGAAGTCTCTCCTGGAACCCCTGAAGAAGTCCGGCGGACGCAACAACAACGGCCGCATGACCTCGCGTCACCGCGGCGGTGGCCACAAGCGCAAGTACCGCGTTATCGATTTCAAGCGCAAGAAGCGCGACATCATCGCTGATGTCATCGCGATCGAGTACGATCCCAACCGCTCCGCCCGCATCGCCCTTCTTCAGTATACGGATGGCGAGAAGGCCTACATCCTCGCTCCTGCCGGCCTCTTGGTTGGCGCCAAGGTGAGCGCTGGTGAAAAGGCAGATCCGGCGGTCGGCAATGCGCTCCCTCTGCGTGTGATCCCGCTCGGTACGGCCATTCACAATGTTGAGCTCACTCCGGGTCGCGGCGCTCAGATGATCCGCAGCGCAGGCGCCCAGGCCATCCTCGCCAACCGCGAGGCAGGCTTCGCCCTCATCAAGCTGGCTTCCGGTGAGATCCGCAAGATCAACGAAGACTGCTACGCCACGATCGGACAGGTCGGCAACACCGACCACATGAACGTGTCGAGCGGCAAGGCCGGTCGCTCCCGTTGGCTCGGCCGCCGTCCGCATGTCCGCGGTATGGTCATGAACCCCGTCGATCACCCCATGGGTGGTGGCCAGGGCAAGAGCAAGGGCGGTGGCGGACGTCACCATCCTGTCAGCCCCTGGGGCCAGCTGGCCAAGGGCTTCAAGACCCGTCGCAAGCACAAGAACTCCGACCGCTTCATCGTCCAGCGGCGCAAAGCAAAAGCTAAGTAA
- the rpmC gene encoding 50S ribosomal protein L29 yields the protein MSKIADFKELTIKELEARKSELRHEAFNLRIQQQGGQLEKPHLLRSIRRDAARIETVLAEKRNAAKSAK from the coding sequence ATGAGCAAGATCGCTGATTTCAAGGAGCTCACCATCAAGGAGCTCGAAGCTCGCAAGAGCGAACTGCGCCACGAGGCGTTCAACCTGCGCATCCAGCAGCAGGGTGGCCAGCTCGAGAAACCCCATCTGCTTCGTAGCATTCGTCGCGATGCCGCCCGCATCGAGACCGTGCTAGCCGAGAAGCGCAACGCGGCCAAATCCGCCAAGTAA